A genome region from Euphorbia lathyris chromosome 4, ddEupLath1.1, whole genome shotgun sequence includes the following:
- the LOC136225915 gene encoding F-box/LRR-repeat/kelch-repeat protein At1g09650-like, whose protein sequence is MTGKRSKRRIMPSPASPAFPASPFPSNILQNILARLDVKTLMRFKLVSKTWLNLISSPGMTGKHSKRRILPSPASPASPASPFPSNILQNILARLDVKTLMRFKLVSKAWLNLISSPGMTGKHSKRRILPSPASPASPFPSKILQNILSRLDVKTLLRFKLVSKPWLSLISSPDFYDSHSSESQKKLHLLLRSTISHDNDSGYSYQFYSAKFNGTANSVHTTTFTAMVDGAIKLVLPSCRGLVCFATESRVYVYNPATLRLLTLPFFSPNSGTRVCGFGFGYVGASKSYKVVRFFYRKYSKKIECSVLKFQFGAKDSEVVWEVLEQACPYFVQEFSRPAFVSDTIYWKIDWYQNRMQNRCPSPSHNNHNILSFNIEDDNFAVIPNPSDWKYRQESEPYKWTQLVNLDNMLCMVQISAANAQIWMRRDQEWQKGGVIDFEGLGPTLIGAAVCIKDGEIIFSSHHNLVFYNIRTRRFRRVQISSNANAHDLVTYWESLFLLGDSHHP, encoded by the coding sequence ATGACCGGAAAACGTAGCAAGAGGAGAATTATGCCGTCTCCGGCGTCTCCTGCGTTTCCGGCATCTCCTTTCCCATCTAACATCCTGCAGAACATTCTCGCAAGGCTCGATGTGAAGACACTGATGAGATTCAAGTTAGTATCCAAGACATGGCTTAATCTGATTTCCAGCCCAGGGATGACCGGAAAACACAGCAAGAGGAGAATTCTGCCGTCTCCGGCGTCTCCTGCGTCTCCGGCGTCTCCTTTCCCATCTAACATCCTGCAGAACATTCTCGCAAGGCTCGATGTGAAGACACTGATGAGATTCAAATTAGTATCTAAGGCATGGCTTAATCTGATTTCCAGCCCAGGGATGACCGGAAAACACAGCAAGAGGAGAATTCTGCCGTCTCCGGCGTCTCCGGCGTCTCCTTTCCCATCTAAAATCCTGCAGAACATTCTATCAAGGCTCGATGTGAAGACACTGCTGAGATTCAAATTAGTATCCAAACCATGGCTTTCTCTGATTTCAAGCCCTGATTTTTACGATTCGCATTCCTCAGAATCGCAGAAGAAACTCCATCTTCTTCTCCGATCGACTATCTCGCACGACAATGATTCCGGCTACTCTTACCAGTTTTATTCTGCAAAATTTAATGGCACAGCAAATTCTGTTCATACTACTACATTCACTGCCATGGTCGACGGCGCGATCAAACTCGTTCTTCCAAGTTGCCGTGGTTTGGTATGCTTTGCAACAGAGAGTCGGGTTTACGTGTATAACCCGGCTACACTTCGGCTTCTGACATTGCCGTTTTTCTCTCCGAATTCGGGGACTAGAGTGTGCGGGTTCGGGTTCGGATATGTCGGGGCTAGTAAGAGTTACAAGGTTGTGAGGTTTTTCTATCGGAAATACAGTAAGAAAATCGAGTGTTCGGTTCTGAAATTTCAGTTTGGGGCAAAAGATTCGGAGGTTGTTTGGGAAGTATTGGAACAAGCTTGTCCTTACTTTGTGCAGGAGTTTAGTCGTCCGGCTTTTGTTAGCGACACTATTTACTGGAAGATTGATTGGTATCAGAATCGGATGCAGAATCGGTGTCCGAGTCCGAGTCACAATAATCATAATATTCTGTCGTTCAACATTGAGGATGACAATTTTGCTGTTATTCCTAATCCATCGGATTGGAAATACAGACAGGAATCTGAACCGTATAAGTGGACTCAACTGGTTAATCTTGATAATATGTTGTGTATGGTGCAGATTTCCGCAGCTAATGCTCAGATATGGATGCGACGTGATCAGGAGTGGCAAAAAGGAGGAGTGATTGATTTTGAAGGACTTGGTCCGACGCTCATCGGAGCAGCCGTGTGCATCAAGGATGGTGAAATTATTTTCTCCTCGCATCATAACCTTGTCTTTTACAATATCAGGACGAGAAGGTTCCGAAGGGTGCAAATTTCTTCCAATGCTAATGCTCATGATCTTGTAACCTATTGGGAGTCGCTTTTTCTGTTAGGAGATTCTCATCATCCCTGA
- the LOC136225916 gene encoding autophagy-related protein 18c, translating to MTSTVSTSQGYIPPSRHGSFNSANIIPSGYLEQPQPDINETELLSISWNQDYGCFAAGTNWGFRIYNCEPFKETFRRDMKSGGFKIVEMLFRSNILALVGGDANSHYPPNKVLIWDDHQSRCIGEFSFRSEVRSVKLRRDRIVVVLEHKLYVYSFMDLKLIHQIETLANPRGLCCLSHHSNTSVLACLGLHRGQVRIEHFGLNVIKLINAHDSHLSCMTLTMDGLLLATASTKGTLIRIFNTMDGTRLQEVRRGFDRAEIYGITLSRNVQWLAVSSDKGTVHIFSLRVRVAGEDTTSILGLIQTRLLLQQNSSTSLDALISPSTSANPGSSLSFMKGVLPKYFSSEWSFAQFHLPEATQFIAAFGSQNTVIIAGMDGSFYRCSFDPVHGGEMLQQEYVRFLKTESKPR from the exons ATGACTTCGACTGTCTCAACTTCGCAAGGATACATTCCACCATCAAGGCATGGCTCCTTTAATTCTGCGAATATCATTCCTTCTGGATACTTAGAGCAGCCTCAACCAGACATTAATGAGACAGAGTTGCTTTCCATATCTTGGAACCAGGATTACGGTTGCTTTGCTGCTGGCACGAACTGGGGTTTTCGTATTTATAACTGTGAGCCTTTTAAGGAAACTTTCAGACGTGATATGAAAAGTGGAGGATTTAAAATTGTTGAGATGCTATTCCGAAGCAATATTCTGGCACTTGTTGGTGGTGATGCTAATTCTCATTATCCTCCAAACAAAGTTTTAATCTGGGATGATCATCAGAGTCGGTGTATAGGTGAATTTTCATTTAGGTCTGAGGTTCGTTCAGTGAAGTTAAGACGTGATCGAATTGTTGTTGTCCTTGAGCACAAACTATATGTTTATAGCTTCATGGATCTAAAGCTTATTCATCAGATTGAGACTCTAGCAAACCCCAGGGGATTGTGTTGCCTTTCTCACCATTCAAATACATCTGTTTTAGCTTGCCTAGGCCTTCACCGAGGCCAGGTTCGTATTGAACACTTTGGGCTGAATGTTATAAAGTTGATTAATGCTCATGATTCTCATCTTTCATGTATGACCTTGACAATGGATGGCCTACTTCTTGCAACTGCCAGTACTAAGGGCACTTTAATTAGAATTTTCAATACAATGGACGGAACTCGCTTGCAAGAG GTACGAAGAGGGTTTGACAGAGCAGAAATTTATGGAATTACTCTCTCTCGGAATGTCCAATGGTTAGCTGTGTCAAGTGATAAAGGTACTGTACATATTTTCAGTCTTAGAGTTCGTGTAGCTGGGGAGGACACGACCTCAATATTAGGTCTTATTCAAACTCGATTATTGCTACAACAGAATTCATCAACTTCTCTTGATGCCCTTATTTCTCCAAGCACTAGTGCCAATCCTGGTTCATCATTGTCTTTTATGAAAG GGGTATTACCGAAGTATTTTAGCTCCGAATGGTCGTTTGCTCAGTTTCACTTACCAGAAGCCACACAATTCATTGCAGCATTTGGATCCCAAAATACTGTTATCATTGCTGGCATGGATGGAAG CTTCTACAGATGCAGCTTTGATCCCGTTCATGGAGGGGAGATGTTGCAGCAGGAGTACGTACGCTTCCTGAAAACCGAGAGCAAGCCCAGATAA